A stretch of Pseudomonadota bacterium DNA encodes these proteins:
- a CDS encoding NAD(P)/FAD-dependent oxidoreductase, whose product MKNVDRRSFLRMAGIAGGMAMLPRVSRAAAPRVVVIGGGFGGASVAKYLRLWGGNVSVTLVDPATAHMSCILSNLVVTGLLDMSRITVSYKALGTNRGVTVVQGKALAIDPAGRRVTISTPTGNKSLDYDHLVVAPGVDFVAPPGNWNPSLTPHAWQAGAQTTLLRNQLATMGNNDRFVMTIPKSPYRCPPGPYERACMVADYLKRKNRSGAMVVVLDANAGIQAEPEAFTRAFNVTHAGRILYVPNANVLSVDSASRSIRTSAMSFSNAKVLNIIPQHRAGGIAASLGVNASGFVPVDALTYGIAGYPNVHVIGDASAVPASDGKAVPKSGHMANSEAKVCADAIVRALNGEAPDRNVATSSACYSPITARSASWLSANFLYGDIYDTSGAVKGKGMHRVDLGEAPAGQVNQDNYQDMFTWADSLFFRQLCLKSACATRRRPAADGGAPAMRADIHPRARQSATVGFVISAFFLAA is encoded by the coding sequence GCATCGCGGGCGGTATGGCCATGCTGCCGCGCGTGAGTCGCGCCGCGGCGCCGCGCGTGGTGGTGATCGGCGGTGGCTTCGGCGGCGCCTCGGTCGCCAAGTACCTACGACTGTGGGGCGGCAACGTCAGTGTCACGCTGGTCGACCCGGCCACTGCCCACATGTCGTGCATCCTCTCCAACCTGGTGGTGACCGGGCTGCTGGACATGAGCCGCATCACCGTCAGCTACAAGGCGCTCGGCACCAACCGCGGAGTGACGGTTGTGCAGGGCAAGGCGCTGGCCATCGATCCTGCCGGCCGACGCGTCACCATAAGCACGCCGACCGGCAACAAGAGCCTCGATTACGATCACCTGGTGGTCGCACCGGGCGTCGATTTCGTGGCGCCGCCCGGCAACTGGAACCCGTCGCTCACGCCGCATGCCTGGCAGGCCGGTGCGCAGACCACGCTGCTCAGGAACCAGTTGGCGACCATGGGCAACAACGATCGCTTCGTCATGACCATTCCCAAGTCGCCCTACCGTTGCCCGCCCGGCCCCTACGAGCGCGCGTGCATGGTGGCGGACTACCTCAAGCGCAAGAATCGCAGCGGCGCGATGGTGGTGGTGCTCGATGCCAATGCCGGCATCCAGGCCGAGCCCGAGGCTTTCACGCGCGCGTTCAACGTCACCCACGCGGGCCGCATCCTCTATGTGCCCAATGCCAACGTGCTGTCGGTCGACTCGGCCTCGAGGAGCATACGCACCAGCGCCATGAGCTTCAGCAATGCCAAGGTGCTGAACATCATTCCGCAGCATCGGGCCGGCGGCATCGCGGCCTCGCTGGGCGTCAATGCCAGTGGTTTTGTGCCGGTCGATGCGCTGACCTATGGCATTGCCGGCTACCCCAACGTGCATGTCATCGGCGATGCCAGCGCGGTGCCGGCCAGCGATGGCAAGGCCGTGCCGAAATCGGGGCACATGGCCAATTCCGAAGCAAAGGTCTGCGCCGACGCGATCGTGCGTGCCCTGAACGGCGAAGCGCCGGACCGCAACGTCGCGACCAGTTCGGCCTGCTACAGTCCGATCACCGCGCGCAGCGCCTCGTGGTTGTCAGCCAACTTTCTGTATGGCGACATCTACGACACCAGCGGCGCGGTCAAGGGCAAGGGCATGCACCGCGTCGATTTGGGTGAAGCGCCTGCGGGGCAAGTCAACCAGGATAACTACCAGGACATGTTCACCTGGGCCGACAGCCTGTTTTTCCGACAGCTTTGCCTGAAGTCCGCCTGCGCCACGCGCCGCCGTCCCGCCGCGGACGGTGGCGCGCCCGCCATGCGTGCAGACATCCACCCGCGAGCCAGACAATCCGCCACTGTGGGTTTTGTCATTTCAGCATTTTTCCTCGCGGCCTAG